The genomic window GCGCTATTACTAGACCAAAAGAGATCACGGAACGATTTGTTGCGGGTCTCAAATAAGACAATTAAAACACGAGGAGAGTGGTTGATTAGTAAAACAAAATGTAAACGTATACAAAGTTGTCAATACTCATTATCCGTTTCGGATACGCTTATCATCATTTAGGAGAATACTAATGAAATTTAGAAAACTAGCTTGTACAGTACTTGCGGGTGCTGCTGTCCTATCTCTTGCTGCTTGTGGCAAATCAGACGCTAAAAAAGACGCTGCAAGTGATGCAGGAAAAACTGAAATCACTTGGTGGGCTTTCCCAGTCTTCACTCAAGAAAAATCTGGTGACGGTGTAGGAACTTATGAAAAATCTATCATCGAAGCTTTCGAAAAAGCAAACCCAGATATCAAAGTTAAACTAGAAACAATCGACTTCAAATCTGGTCCAGAAAAAATCACGACAGCTATTGAAGCTGGAACTGCTCCAGATGTACTTTTCGATGCACCAGGTCGTATCATTAATTACGGTAAAAATGGTAAATTAGCTGAGTTGAATGACCTCTTTACAGATGAATTTGTAAAAGATGTTAACAACGAAAACATCATTCAAGCAAGTAAAGCTGGCGATAAAGCATACATGTATCCAATCAGTTCTGCACCATTCTACATGGCTATGAACAAGAAAATGTTGGAAGATGCTGGTGTAGCTAACCTTGTTAAAGAAGGTTGGACAACAGATGATTTTGAAAAAGTCTTGAAAGCACTTAAAGACAAAGGATACACTCCAGGTTCATTGTTCAGTTCTGGTCAAGGGGGAGACCAAGGAACACGTGCCTTCATCGCTAACCTATACGGCGGTTCTGTAACAGACAAAGAAGTTACTAAATACACAACTGACGATCCTAAGTTCGTTAAAGGTCTTGAAAAAGCAACTAGCTGGATTAAAGATGGTTTGTTGAACAACGGTTCACAATTTGACGGTGGAGCAGACATCCAAAACTTTGCAAACGGTCAAACATCATACACAATTCTTTGGGCACCAGCTCAAAACGGTATCCAAGCTAAATTGTTGGAAGCAAGTAAAGTTGAAGTGGTAGAAGTTCCATTCCCATCTGATTCTGGCAAACCAGCTCTTGAATACCTTGTAAACGGATTTGCAGTATTTAACAACAAGGATGAAAAGAAAGTTGCTGCAGCTAAGAAATTCATCCAATTCATCGCAGATGATAAAGAGTGGGGTCCTAAAGACGTAGTTCGTACAGGTGCCTTCCCAGTTCGTACTTCATTTGGAAAACTTTACGACGACAAACGTATGGAAACAATCAGTGGTTGGACTCAATACTACTCTCCATACTACAACACAATCGACGGATTTGCTGAAATGAGAACTCTATGGTTCCCAATGTTGCAATCAGTGTCTAACGGTGACGAACAACCTGCTGCAGCTTTGAAGACATTCACTGAAAAAGCGAATGAAACAATCAAAAAAGCAGCTAAATAATAAGCCCTAAATAAAAAGTAAAATCACCCCCTTTTCCCTGTGCACATCTGTGTACGAAAAGGGGGAGTTTTGTTTAAAAAATGTAAGGAACTGACAGGTCAAAATTAAAATGAAGTTCTTACATAGGCTTTTCTTGGAAAAAATTTCATTTTGATTTTACATCAATGTCAGACAACAATCAAAAAAAACAAAAACTATTTGAAAGTGAGGTGCCGACTGTGAAAGTCAATAAAATTCGCATGAGAGAAACAATTGTTTCTTATGCTTTCTTAGCACCAGTATTAATCTTCTTTACCGTCTTTGTCCTAGCTCCAATGATCATGGGATTCATCACTAGTTTCTTTAACTACTCAATGACTAGCTTTGAGTTTGTAGGATTGGACAACTACATCCGCATGTTTAAAGACCCTGTCTTTACAAAATCTTTGATTAATACCGTAATCTTAGTTATCGGATCTGTACCAGTCGTTGTACTCTTCTCACTATTTGTGGCATCACAAACTTACCAACAAAATGCAGTTGCTAGATCCTTCTATCGTTTCGTATTCTTCCTTCCTGTTGTAACAGGTAGTGTTGCCGTAACGGTTGTATGGAAATGGATTTATGATCCTCTATCAGGTATTTTGAATTTCGTGCTTAAGTCAAGCCATATCATTAGCCAAAACATTTCTTGGTTGGGTGATAAAAACTGGGCTTTGATGGCGATTATGATTATTCTTTTGACAACATCAGTTGGTCAGCCAATCATCCTTTACATCGCTGCAATGGGTAATATTGATAACTCTCTTGTTGAAGCGGCGCGTGTCGACGGAGCAACTGAGTTACAAGTTTTCTGGAAGATTAAATGGCCAAGCCTCCTTCCAACAACTCTTTATATCGCAATCATTACAACAATCAACTCATTCCAGTGTTTCGCTTTGATTCAGCTTTTGACTTCAGGTGGTCCAAACTACTCAACAAGTACTCTCATGTACTACCTATACGAGAAAGCCTTCCAATTGACTGAGTATGGCTATGCCAATACTATTGGTGTATTCTTGGCAGTTATGATCGCAATTGTCAGCTTTGTTCAATTTAAAGTACTTGGAAACGACGTAGAATATTAATAGAAAGGAGACAGCTATGCAATCTACACAAAAGAAACCTTTAACAGCCTTCACTGTTATTTCAACCATCTTCTTGCTTTTATTGACTGTACTCTTTATCTTTCCATTCTACTGGATTTTGACAGGTGCATTCAAATCACAACCGGATACCATTATGATTCCACCACAATGGTTCCCTAAAGCTCCAACAATGGAGAACTTCCAACAATTGATGGTGCAAAACCCAGCCTTGCAATGGATGTGGAACTCAGTCTTCATTTCATTGGTAACTATGTTCTTGGTTTGTGCAACTTCATCCCTAGCAGGTTATGTATTGGCTAAGAAACGTTTCTACGGTCAACGCATTCTCTTTGCAATCTTCATCGCTGCCATGGCTCTTCCAAAACAAGTTGTCCT from Streptococcus sp. oral taxon 061 includes these protein-coding regions:
- a CDS encoding carbohydrate ABC transporter permease, whose protein sequence is MRETIVSYAFLAPVLIFFTVFVLAPMIMGFITSFFNYSMTSFEFVGLDNYIRMFKDPVFTKSLINTVILVIGSVPVVVLFSLFVASQTYQQNAVARSFYRFVFFLPVVTGSVAVTVVWKWIYDPLSGILNFVLKSSHIISQNISWLGDKNWALMAIMIILLTTSVGQPIILYIAAMGNIDNSLVEAARVDGATELQVFWKIKWPSLLPTTLYIAIITTINSFQCFALIQLLTSGGPNYSTSTLMYYLYEKAFQLTEYGYANTIGVFLAVMIAIVSFVQFKVLGNDVEY
- a CDS encoding ABC transporter substrate-binding protein, encoding MKFRKLACTVLAGAAVLSLAACGKSDAKKDAASDAGKTEITWWAFPVFTQEKSGDGVGTYEKSIIEAFEKANPDIKVKLETIDFKSGPEKITTAIEAGTAPDVLFDAPGRIINYGKNGKLAELNDLFTDEFVKDVNNENIIQASKAGDKAYMYPISSAPFYMAMNKKMLEDAGVANLVKEGWTTDDFEKVLKALKDKGYTPGSLFSSGQGGDQGTRAFIANLYGGSVTDKEVTKYTTDDPKFVKGLEKATSWIKDGLLNNGSQFDGGADIQNFANGQTSYTILWAPAQNGIQAKLLEASKVEVVEVPFPSDSGKPALEYLVNGFAVFNNKDEKKVAAAKKFIQFIADDKEWGPKDVVRTGAFPVRTSFGKLYDDKRMETISGWTQYYSPYYNTIDGFAEMRTLWFPMLQSVSNGDEQPAAALKTFTEKANETIKKAAK